In Vibrio tritonius, the following are encoded in one genomic region:
- the rmf gene encoding ribosome modulation factor, translating into MKRQKRDRLERAQSQGYKAGINGRSQETCPYTQTDARSYWLGGWRDAREDKHTGLYK; encoded by the coding sequence ATGAAGAGACAAAAGCGTGATCGCCTAGAAAGAGCTCAATCTCAAGGATATAAAGCAGGTATCAATGGCAGGTCGCAAGAAACATGTCCCTATACACAAACGGATGCCCGTTCGTACTGGTTAGGTGGTTGGCGAGATGCAAGGGAAGACAAACACACCGGTCTCTATAAATAA